The Canis aureus isolate CA01 chromosome 9, VMU_Caureus_v.1.0, whole genome shotgun sequence genome has a segment encoding these proteins:
- the FLRT2 gene encoding leucine-rich repeat transmembrane protein FLRT2 produces the protein MGLQTTQWPSHGAFFLKSWLLISLGLYSQVSKILACPSVCRCDRNFVYCNERSLTSVPLGIPEGVTVLYLHNNQINNAGFPAELHNVRSVHTVYLYGNQLDEFPMNLPKNVRVLHLQENNIQTISRAALAQLLKLEELHLDDNSISTVGVEDGAFREAISLKLLFLSKNHLSSVPVGLPVDLQELRVDENRIAIISDMAFQNLTSLERLIVDGNLLTNKGIADGTFSHLTKLKEFSIVRNSLSHPPPDLPGTHLIRLYLQDNQINHIPLTAFSNLRKLERLDISNNQLRVLTQGVFDNLSNLKQLTARNNPWFCDCSIKWVTEWLKYIPSSLNVRGFMCQGPEQVRGMAVRELNMNLLSCPTTTPGLPAFTPAPSTAPPTTQPPTLSVPTPGRSHTPQTPTTARLPTVPAWDGRERATPPVSERIQLSVHFVNDTSIQVSWLSLFAVMAYKLTWVKMGHSLVGGIVQERIVSGEKQHLSLVNLEPRSTYRICLVPLDAFNYRAVEDTVCSEATTHASYLNNGSNTASSHEQTTSHSMGSPFLLAGLIGGAVIFVLVVLLSVFCWHMHKKGRYTSQKWKYNRGRRKDDYCEAGTKKDNSILEMTETSFQIVSLNNDQLLKGDFRLQPIYTPNGGINYTDCHISNNMRYCNSSVPDLEHCHT, from the coding sequence ATGGGCCTGCAGACCACACAGTGGCCCAGCCATGGGGCTTTTTTCCTGAAATCTTGGCTTCTCATTTCCCTGGGGCTCTACTCACAAGTGTCAAAAATCTTGGCATGCCCTAGCGTGTGCCGCTGCGATAGGAACTTTGTCTACTGTAATGAGCGAAGCTTGACCTCAGTGCCTCTTGGGATCCCGGAGGGCGTAACCGTGCTCTACCTCCACAACAACCAAATTAATAATGCTGGATTTCCTGCGGAACTGCACAACGTACGGTCGGTGCACACGGTCTACCTTTATGGCAACCAGCTGGATGAATTCCCCATGAACCTTCCCAAGAACGTCAGAGTTCTCCATTTGCAGGAAAACAACATTCAGACCATTTCCCGGGCTGCTCTCGCCCAGCTCTTGAAGCTCGAGGAGCTTCACCTGGATGACAACTCGATATCCACAGTGGGGGTGGAAGACGGGGCCTTCCGGGAGGCGATCAGCCTCAAACTGTTGTTTCTGTCCAAGAATCACCTGAGCAGCGTGCCTGTGGGGCTCCCCGTGGATTTGCAAGAGCTGCGAGTGGACGAAAATCGAATTGCCATCATATCAGACATGGCCTTTCAGAACCTCACGAGCTTAGAGCGTCTGATCGTGGACGGCAACCTCCTGACCAACAAGGGCATCGCCGACGGCACCTTCAGCCATCTCACCAAGCTCAAGGAGTTCTCCATTGTTCGGAATTCCCTCTCCCACCCGCCCCCCGATCTCCCGGGTACACACCTGATCAGGCTCTACCTGCAGGACAACCAGATCAACCACATCCCTCTGACGGCCTTCTCAAACCTGCGCAAGCTGGAGCGGCTGGACATATCCAACAACCAGCTGCGCGTGTTGACCCAAGGGGTCTTCGACAACCTCTCCAACCTGAAGCAGCTCACGGCTCGGAATAACCCCTGGTTCTGCGACTGCAGCATTAAGTGGGTCACGGAGTGGCTCAAGTACATCCCCTCCTCTCTCAACGTGCGAGGCTTCATGTGCCAAGGGCCTGAGCAAGTCCGGGGCATGGCTGTCAGGGAGCTGAATATGAATCTGTTGTCGTGCCCCACCACGACCCCGGGGCTGCCCGCCTTTACCCCGGCCCCGAGTACGGCGCCCCCGACGACCCAGCCCCCCACGCTGTCTGTCCCGACCCCCGGCCGGAGCCACACACCGCAGACTCCCACCACAGCCAGGCTGCCCACCGTCCCGGCCTGGGATGGCAGGGAAAGAGCCACCCCGCCGGTTTCCGAACGGATCCAGCTGTCTGTGCATTTCGTGAATGACACGTCCATTCAAGTCAGCTGGCTGTCCCTCTTCGCGGTGATGGCGTACAAACTCACGTGGGTGAAAATGGGCCACAGCTTAGTGGGGGGCATCGTTCAGGAACGCATCGTGAGCGGCGAGAAGCAGCACTTGAGCCTGGTGAACCTGGAGCCCAGATCCACCTACCGGATTTGCCTAGTGCCCCTGGATGCTTTTAACTACCGAGCGGTGGAAGATACCGTTTGTTCCGAGGCCACCACGCACGCCTCCTATTTGAACAATGGCAGCAACACGGCCTCCAGCCACGAGCAGACGACCTCGCACAGCATGGGCTCCCCTTTTCTGCTGGCGGGCCTGATCGGGGGCGCCGTGATATTTGTGCTCGTGGTCTTGCTCAGCGTCTTTTGCTGGCACATGCACAAAAAGGGGCGCTACACGTCCCAGAAGTGGAAGTACAACCGAGGCCGGCGGAAAGATGACTATTGTGAGGCCGGCACCAAGAAGGACAATTCCATCCTGGAGATGACAGAGACCAGCTTTCAGATCGTCTCCTTAAATAACGATCAGCTCCTTAAAGGAGATTTCAGACTGCAGCCCATTTACACCCCGAATGGGGGCATTAATTATACAGACTGTCATATCTCCAACAACATGCGATACTGCAACAGCAGTGTGCCAGACCTGGAGCACTGCCACACGTGA